TCGTCACCACCTTCATCGAACACCTCAGTGGCGTCGACTTCGAGAAGCGCGAAACCGTGCGCATCCGCAACCGCTACGATGCCAGCGTGCCGACCGTGGCCGGCGCCGTGAGCCGCCCCAGGCCGGTGTTCGTCGAGGATGCGAAGTTCCTGCGCCGCCAGACCACGCAGCCGATCAAGTGGGCACTGCCCGGCCCGATGACGATGATCGACACGCTGTACGACGCGCACTACAAGAGCCGCGAGAAACTGGCCTGGGAGTTCGCGAAGATCCTCAACGAGGAAGCGAAGGAGCTGGAGGCCGCCGGCGTGGACATCATCCAGTTCGACGAGCCGGCCTTCAATGTGTTCTTCGACGAAGTGAATGATTGGGGCGTGGCCGCCCTGGAGCGCGCGATCGAAGGGCTGAAGTGCGAGACGGCGGTGCACATCTGCTACGGCTACGGCATCAAGGCCAACACCGACTGGAAGCAGACGCTGGGCTCGGAATGGCGCCAGTACGAGGAGTCGTTCCCGAAGCTGCAGGCCTCCAACCTCGACATCATCTCGCTGGAATGCCACAACTCGCACGTACCGATCGACCTGATCGAGCTGGTGCGCGGCAAGAAGGTGATGGTCGGCGCCATCGACGTGGCCTCCAGTACGGTGGAGACCGCCGATGAAGTGGCCAGCACCCTGCGCAAGGCACTGCAGTTCGTGGACGCCGACAAGCTCTACCCGAGCACCAACTGTGGCATGGCGCCGCTGGCCCGTGACGTGGCACGGGGCAAGCTGCGTGCGCTCAGCGAAGGGGCGAGGATCGTGCGCGAGGAACTCTCGGCGTAACCCCGGCAGGGGAGGCGCTGCCGTTCGAATGGCGGCTTGACGGCGCCTGGCCGGGTATCGACCAGGCTCCACCTCGCCCCTGCAGCTCCGGCCTGGCGTTCATCGCGGGCGGTCGCGGTGCCAGCGCCTGCTTGATCCGTGCCACCTCCCCTGCCCCGGCCTCGGCCAGGCGGCGGGCCTGCTGCCGTTGCTGCGGCGAAAGTGCGGGCGGCGGCGCAGCGCTCGCCTCCGGCGCTACGTCCACCAGGCGCGCCACTGCCTCGCGCAGCCGCAGCTGTGGGCACAGCCGCGCGGCACACCAGCGTTCTGCGTAGCGCTTGGCCTGCCGCACATTCGTGGCGGCCACCACCTTGGTCTGGGACATCTTGCGTGCGTCCAGGTACACCCGGAAGCCAAGCACGGCATGCGGCACGATGTTGGCCACCGAGCGCCCGTTCCACCACAGGTCCCAGCGCTCGCCGCTCTGCACCCAGCCGGAGGGCCGGGTGACTTTCATGAACTCTGGAAGATCGAATGGGGAACTCATGGCGGGAAGGATACGAGCGCCCGTCGCAACGGCTGAGATCCGAGCCATGCGGCTGTCCGGAACCATGAATCGTTTAGGCGTGCTCCCGTCTGCTGCGCCCGCTCCGTACAGTCGCGCCGCAGGTATCAATGTGACGCGTCACGTCCGATGGTGCTTTCGATCCAGTCGAGGTAGCGGGACACGCGGACGTTGTAGACAACCTGGCCATAGAAGCCCGCCTCAAGGGCATGCTCGGGAACGGCACTGATCCATGAGCCGAGCCCCACCAGCCGTGGCGTTCCGTGCTCTTCGATGACCAACGGTCCACCACTGTCACCGTTGCCGAGAACGCCCTCCAGCGGCAGGGCCTGCGGAGGCGGATCGAACCGGTACCAGAGATACCGGTCGTTACCGCCGGTAAGCGCGTTGTATGCCCGCCTCAGGGTCGTGCGATGCGGGCCGCCTGGCACCAACCCCACGGCGCCGTTGCCGGTGGCCCCCTTCCCTATCAGGGCCGCGATCTGCGCGACTTCGGCAGCACCGCGATAGAGCGCTACGGGCTGCACATCCTTTGCAGGAGCCGCAAGCCTGATGAGTGCGATGTCATCCGATGCCGCCAGGAACGCGTGGATCCTGGAGGGGTTTCCCGTGGCCAGCGCCTCCTGCCCCAGGGCCTCCGGCATTCTTCTGAAACCGGGATGCACGAAGACGCGCTCGACGCCGTAGCCCTTCCCATCGATGGTGATGGTGGCGTCCATCCCCTCCATCGGTGCGGCATGCGCGGCGGTCAGCACCCAGCGCGGTGCGATCAGGACGCCGTGCCCCTCGCCTGGCATGTCTGCCAGTGCCGGGAACACCGATGCGTCGACCTGGTACCTGGCATCGTCAACATCATCGCGGATGACCACGGCACCGGCGGCGAAGGGGAGCATGGCCAATGCCAGCAGAATCCAGCGGCTCATGATTGCTTTCATCCTTGTCTTCGATCAGACCAGCCTAGCCGAACACATCCAGCATGGGGATGTCGTACGACCAGACCCTGACACGGGTCGATGAAGAGGCAGAATCGGGACATGAAACCCACGTTACTGCACGAGCCGCCCTGCGTATCAACCCAGGAGCGGCCCGGGAGCGGTCAGGATCGGATCGGTCCGACGTCGCTGATGCCGTTGCGATCGAAGAGCTCGAGAACCTTGCCTGGCCCCTTCACTTCGCCGCATGACACCCAGTCCGGACGCAGCCCCAGCACATGTTCGACGCGATCATGGAACAGCTTCAGATCGGCCGTGCCCTGGCGTCCGTTGCGAATTAGCGACCACCAGCAACACTTCTTGAGCCCCCAGGGATCCAGGTCAAGAAGAAGCTGCGGGGACTGCACGACCCGGAGGCAAGCGCCGGCAGTCGTTGACGCCTGGGCGGCCAAGGACTTCGCGCCAATGCGGGGAAATCAATGCCTCCGCGCTCCTGTTCCGTCGGTTTCACCGCATACATCGTCGCTAGCACCGATCCCCCCTCGCCCCCCCGCTCCTACAGTGGACCCACGGCGCCGCACTGCCTGCAACCCGATGGCAACGCCGCCCAGCCCCCACTCTTTCGAGCCCACAGGAGCGAGACATGGCATGCCTTTCCCGGACGACCGCTGGCACAGCGGCAATGCGCCCAGCCCCCTCCACGCAGGTTGAACGGAGGGCTGCACCATGAGCCAGGTCTACGTTGCAGTCTGGGATGGAGCTCACTATCTGGTCGTTCGTAAACGTGTGCTCAACAGCTGGTGGGGCAGCAATTCCGTTGTCGTACTTTCTGCCGAAGCGATGGCCGCTGTGCTGGCCGTCCGCAACGCGTCCGGCGGTGGTACAGAGCAGGATTGGGATCAGCTGAGGAAGCTGCTTTCCGGCGCCTGGCGCGCCGCGGGGTCAGTCGCCTACCGCGGCGAACGCACGCTGCCCCACACCATGGACGCACTGGACCGAGCGCTTGAAAGCGCCGAACGCACGCATCCGCAAACCGATGACGTCGCCATGGAGACGCTGGCCGCTCTGCAGAGCCTGTTCCGCGAGGACGCAAGAACCCCTCCCCCGTTCAGTGCTGCGCGTGCAACCTTGCGGGAGCTCGCCATCGCATTGCCGCCGTCCACCCGGGGCACTCCGAACTGGGCCGCTGCGTTGATGCTCGCACAACGCCTGGTGGCGGAAGTCGGTGCGTGGTCGGATGGCCTGCCCCCCGCGCTGGTGAACCAGGCGGGCCAATGGGCCCTGCCCGGCGGTGGCCGGCTGAACAACGAACGCAAGGAGCGCGCCGCACGCCGCGAGTTCGAGGAGGAGCTTGGCATCTGGCTTGGGCAGGGACGCGCCGCATGCGATCTGCGTGCTCGGCTGTTTCCGGATGGGGGAGGCAGCTTCTCCCTGGTTCGCTTCCGCACAACGGCCGAGGAGCTTTTGCGGATGGCGCAGGAGGCCGAGAACAATGTCCAGGCCAGTGCCAGCAGCCCTGCGCGCCCCCAGTCCTGCCTGGTGACCGACTGGGAGGTGGCGAGCGTCGGACGGGTGCCGGTGGCCAATCTGCGTAATGTCCTGGGGGTAAGGGTGGAGGTTCCAGGTGCAGGAACACTGGAGGTTGACGAGGCCCTGGCCAGCGCCCGGCCAGGTAGCCAGGAGATCAGCTGGTACCGGGAGATCGCCGCACTGCTGTCACCCGCCTGAGCGTCCAGTGCGCACCCGTGTGATCCCCTGCCCCCCCCGCGAGGCCCACCATGAAAGAGAGCACGCCCGAACGCGACGCCCGGCGCTACATCAGCAAGCAGCTCACCGCGCAGATCAACAACGCGCAGGTGTATCCCGACGTCCGCACGGTCGTGGTGAAGGCACTGTCGGACATCAAGGACCAGCTGCGCAGCCTGTCCAGCAAGGTGCGGCGGGACTACAGCCTGAAGCCCGGTGAGCCGTTGATGTTCTTCTACGTCAAGGGAGGCAACGCGCTGGATGCACTGCTTGAACGCCCGGCCGAGCCGCCGCCGACGCTGTTCGATTTCGGCAGGTCCGACTGGGATACACAGGTGGTGATCAACCCCTGGATCCCGATCCCGGCACAGGATGCCCTGCACGGCGGTGTTGAAGACATCGTGATCGACGTGATGCAGGGTGCCGGCCTGAACATCGCGCTGGAGATCAGCGTCTTCCCACCCAACCAGAATCCGCTGGCCGGCCAGGTGGTGGACCTCGCATCGGTGGACATCCATGTGCCGCCCGGCCAGCAGTGCCTGGTGACATGTGACAATCCGCAGAAGTTCCGGAAGGTGTACGAGCGTGACCGTGCGGGCCTGCATCTGTTCACCAGTGAGCCACTGAAGGGCATTGGCACGTCCGCGCCGGTGACAAGCCCATCCGTGCTGCCGCAGCCGTCGGTGCCGCAGCCCGTGCAGCCGCCGCCTACCCCTCCGCCGCCGCCAGGCATCATCCTCAACGACGGCATCAAACCCTTCGTGCTGTATCGGATGGGCTACACCTGGCACGCGCGATGGGTGAAGGATCCGAAGGCGCCTGCTGGCGACGACCCGGTGACACCGCGGCCGATCCTGATGGAACTGATCGATGTGACCACGCCGCGCCGCGATACCGTGGAGGCCGTGACGGTATGGTCGGACATCATCCGCAACCATCTGGTGATTGCCGAGGATGCCGGTTCGGAAGAGCGCTGGCGGCTGCCGCTGCCCAGCATGGAATACCACCTGTGGGAAGGCCTGACCATGCTGTGCGAGATCGCCGCCTATCCCGGCTGGCCGGGTGCGGACAAGCTGGACAAGCGCCGCCGCAACGTGCAGCGCATCCATGACTGGTACCGCGACCAGCAGGGCGACCTGGCGACGTTCGGCCGGGTGATCGATGGCATCTCGGCCGCGCCGGTGTTCAGCAATGACACGGACTGCATGCAGCAGGTCGATGCCTGCATGCGCGAGGTCAAGGCGCGCATGCAGGCTTCATCCTCGGGATTCGATCACGGCGCCCTCTCGGCCACCCACACGAAGCGCCTGGTGCACGGGCGGAAGTGGGGTGCGCAGCGGGTCGCCACGCTGCTGCAACGCCTGGGTACATCTACCGCATCCTGTGGCTACAGCGACGATCTGGCGTTGATCGGGACGCTGGCACAGAACCCGTACCTGGATGTCACCCAGGTGCCGATCTCCGGCGTCGACTGCGCAATGATCATCCGCACCGACCCTGCGACGTTGCGCAAGGCGACGGCGGCCAACTTCCTCATTGCGCTTGCCCAGGACCTCCGCGCGGATATGACCATTGAGGATTCCCTGCACTCGACCGTACGTGCGACAGGTATCAGCTACGAACGAACGCTGGTGATTTTCGATGCGCCGCACTCGCCGGCGGCGCGCGTGGCCAAGGCGATCCTGACATTCACCACTTCAGGCCCGGTCGGTTGCCCGTTCCGTGACAGCCCCGAGGGCTCCGGGCAGGCCATCGCACCGTTGCTGGACATGGACAACCAGCGCAAGGTGGCAGCCTCGATCATCCAGGGTTTCGTGCAACGGGCGAATCTGTCCAGGCAGCACGAGATGATCCGGGTGTTGTTGCCGCAGGGGGAATGAGACGGATTGTCCAATGAGCAACCCTGTACTCGACACCCTTCAGGCATCCTGCCCCCCCCTGACGATCGTCAATCAAATGGCCACTTCTCCAGCTATTGGCCCATTGGCAGACTCAACATCTTCCGAGCCGGAACGCGTGCGCTCAGCGCCGCGATCAGCGATTCCAGTTTCTCCCACTCCAGCCCCGAGCGCTTGCAGAAGATTGCCCGGACCATACCGCAGTACGGACGTTGCTCAATTCCTGCGTCCTGGATTCCACGCAGCACCCACAGAACCTCCGGTTCGGAAATGTCCGTTGCCAGCGCATCCATGTGCTCATGAACGGCGCGGGCGGTGGGATATCGAGCGACGCGCAGAGACGTACGGTCCAGACCACACGTTTGAACCGTCGCCCTGCCACGATCCGTGCATCCGCGAACTTCGCCCAGCCGGCCGAACTCGAAGTGTTCCGCCGGATCGAAGTCATCGAATGGTGAAAGCAGAAGGGGCTGTTCCCTTTCAAGCGCATCCGGGCCCGAAGCCCTGTCTCCAGCAATGGGGAACAAGTTGCCTTTCCATTGCCGGTTGCAGATCTCGCAGCTCAGCAGGTAGTTGTGCCATTCATAGGCAAGCCACCAGTAGCCAGTCGCTCGCTGGCCGGATTTCAACACCCGGCCAGCGATCCTGTAAGTCCAAGGCAACTCGCGGCCGCAGCTTTCGAGCCCGCTGTCATCCAGCTCGCTGATTTCGGCCTTCGGCCTGAAATGTTCCACGTCACCAAACTGCAATCCCAGCACCTGACCTTTGCAGAATCCACATTTTCCAAGCTGAGCCTTGGCGAAGTCCTCCTTGAAATTCCCCCAGACAGCGGCAAATTCCGGCGACTTACCCGCCTTCACCGCAGTTTCCACCGCAGACTTGGCTGCCTTCACATGCGCGCTGAAGTCCTGACCTACTTTGGGGCGCTCGAGCTTACGCATGCCCTCCCTCCTTGCTGCCCGTAGACTTGTCAAGGAAGCCCAGCAATCGATGGTGGATGATCTTTTCCGACCCGTCATTCAGGGGCTGGGGCACGTCTTTCCATAGCCCGGCACCGAATCCCCCCCCCTCGATAGCGAAGTGCGGCACTGAATGGGCGTGGAACGTGTTCATTCGCGCGCACAGTGTCCGCATCAGACTGTCAAGCTCCTTCTGCTCCATCACATCCAGGCTGGCGGCTTTCAGCAGTTCGCTGTGCCTGTCCATCTGCCGGAGTGTGTCCGGGTCCAGTGTGGATGTCATTCCAAACCAAGGACCCATTAGTACCTTGTCCGTCCCAGCTCCCGGCGGAACGTCGATTTCTTCATGAATGAACGTTCCACTGTAGGGATTGGTGGCAAGCACGATCAACTCGCCCTTTCCAAGCCCCTGCACGCATAGCGGATCATGGGTGCTGACGATGAAGCGCACGTTGGGGAAGAGCGCTCGAAGCTGACTGACGACACGGATCTTCCAGCGTGGATGCAGGTGCAGCTCGATCTCGTCAAGCAGGATCATGCCCCGCGCAGATTCCATGTCGAACGAGCTGCCGGAAAGATGGAACATGATGTCCATCGCGAGGGCAATCATCGACTTGTAGCCACCACTCAGCGCGTCCAGCGGAAGTTGATTGCGCCACATGCCATCGTCGCTGCGGGTCAATTTTGCATCGCCCTGGTCCGGGAGCAGCTTCTCAACACTGCTGGCGATCAACTCAAAGTTGTCGCTGCGTGTACTGGCCTCCGTGCAAAAGTAAGCCTCTGCATTGGCCAGCGGGTGTCGCTGATCAAACAGGTTGCGGACACTACAACGTGCTGGCGCCGCAGGTGGGGTGGAATTCCGCTCGGGCAGAAGTCGCGTGGACCCATAACCGAGCAACCGGACGGGGGACGCCACGCCTTCCGATGAGAACTGGATACTGTCCCTGCTGAAAGTCAGCAGGCGTTGCGTCCCATCGGAAAACGAAAGGCGGATGAAGCCGTCATGCACGTCGGCATTCCGGTTCAGCCACCGATGCGCCGGCCCCAGTTCATTGAGTTGATCATCCGGCATGCACGCCAACGCCACGGCCTGCAACACGCTGGTCTTGCCCACCCCGTTCTCACCCAGCAGCATTATCCAGGGCTGCCCGTTGCCTGCTGTGTCTTCAAAGCCTTCACCGCCTTCAACAATGCTCTGGAATGCCAGATCAAGCGTGCTGATGCTACGGAAGTTGCTGATCTCGATCCTGTCGAGCCATGCCATCTCTGCCAGGCCGGGAATTGGATCGGCATCAGCATCGGCATGGGCGGCCGGTGGTGGTGGTGGTGGTGGCGGACTGGCCTGCTGGCCGGAAATTTCTTCCACCAGTGCCTGGATGGCAGCCGCAACTTCAGGGCGATTGCGCACGGCCGTTTCCGCATCCAGGCGCGCTGCCAGGTATCGAAGCGGATCCATGGAGTCACGCCCCTGCGCCTGCAGCACGCGGAGTTCTTCCCTGATCAGGAAACCGATCTTGCGACGCGACGCCAGTCGATCGCGCGCGTTGAGCTGCAGTATCTCAATGGTGGCAGTTCCTCGCGCGGTCAAACCAGCCACCGTACCGTCCGCGAGAAATTTCAGGTGCTCCTCGGGCCGGTCATGACAGGGGTCGAGCAGGACCGGGCGCTCATCCAGCAGCGCATCGCCGAAGGTCTCCGGCTCTGCAACAGGGCCGTCGATGGGGAAGAAATTGGCTTTTGCAACGTTGCAGGCAGCGCAACACAGGTACAGGTTGTTCCACTCCGCCGACAGCCACCAGTAGCAGTCGGTGTCCACCTTGTGGCCGGCGCGCACCGCATTCCGCCTGGGGCGGAAGTGGTCAATCGTGTTTGCCGGTGCTCCGCAATAGGCGCAGCTGCCATTGAACACGCCATACAGCGTGTCCCTCACCGCGCTGCCCACACGCGGCGGGAAGTTGAATGACGGCCAGCGCAGCCGACGATCATCAATGCCCGTCGCAAAGAACTCGCGGAGCGTGGCCAGGCTCTTCTGCTGGAAATCAAGCAGCTCCGCCGGGGCGGGATATCGACTGCGGTCAACGTAGATCATTGGATGGGCAGCTTCCGGCAAGGGTGGGAACGCCAGATTGATGGCGCTCGCATTCGGAGTGCGCCGTGCTGCTTGTCACGCCCTCCCGAGGCTTCCCTCCGCGCGTGGCAGTTCGCACCTTGATCCACTGCAATCGTCACAGAAACACGTCCTTGTCTTTGCTGGCCTACGCCGGTCTCGCTGGGCGCGCAGCGCCCTGCTGAGCAGGTATCGGCCAGAGCAGCGCATTCTTGAACCGTGCCGGGCCAGCCGTCCTCGCAGCCGCGCCCGCCGCAACGGGCGCGGCGTCACATCAATGCAGCGGCACCTTCAGCACCGAAGGCGCGTTGGCCGGTGAGCTGAAGGTCACCGCACCGCCCAGCTGGCTGATGCCCGCATAGCGCAGGTCCACAGTATCGACCACCAGGGTCAGGCGGCTGCCGGCCGGAAGATTCCAGCTGCTGGCCTCGAGCCGCAGATCGATGGTCTTCGCCTGGCCGGGCGTGGCACCGCGCAGCGTGTACGGCTTGTGGCTGATCAGCTGGCCGTTGCCCAGCACATCCTCGGCATACAAGTACGCATACAACGTGGTGTTGGCGCGGCTGGGCGTCACCGTCACCCGCACTTCAGGTGCGCCATCCAGGCGCCGTGCACTCCAGTAGACCGGGCCCTGCCAGACGCCTGCAGCGCTGCGGCCAACGAAGGGCACATAGGCGCCGGGCGGCAGGTTGAACATCTGCAGCGCGCCGGACGCCATCGCCACGCCGGAATTGGCGGCAGTCAGCAGGCCACTGCCGATCCGGTAGTTCCAGCCGGTGCCGCCACCGTTCTGCGCCAGCCCGCCAGTGGGCAGCAGCAGCCCGGTCGGTGCGGTCAATCCGTAGCTGACAGCACCCGCATGGGTGGCCTGCCAGTCCGCATAGCGGCTCCAGCTGCCCTTCTGCGACTTCAGCTGCACCGACGCCTGGCGGTCGATGCCATTGGCCACGCCCTTCAGGTAGTGGTCGAACCAGTCGCCCACGGCGGCATAGACCTCATTGGGAATGCCGAGCGCACCGAAAGCCTCGTTGAGGGCATGGTCGCCATGGCGCAGCTGCAACTGCTTGGGTCCCTTCAGACGGTTGAAGAAGTCGACCAGCTGGCCCGGCGGGAACAGGCTGTCATTGAAGGCATTGGCGAGGAATACCGCGGGCTGGTTGGCATTGATCTCGTCAACGCTGCGGGCCGGGCTGCGCTGTGCCGCCACCGGCAGCAGCGAGTCCACCGCCCCCTGGTAATTGCCGGCCAGCACATTGCGGTTGATGGTGGCCAGCTCTACGCCCGGACGGCCGGTGGCCAGGCCCGCAGCCACCAGCAGGGCGATGCCCTGGGCACTGGGCGTGTCGTGGCTGTACAGCGACGCCTGCAGGTCGGCCCAGCCACTCAATGCGGCAACGGCCTTGATGCGTGGGTCGCGCGCCGCCGCCAGCAGGCTGGTACCGGCACCGTAGGAGATGCCCGAAACACCGATCCTTGCCGGGTCGGCGCGGGTGTTGTCCAGCGCCCAGTCGATCAGGGCACTGACATCCTCGACCGTGGCGGGCCCGGCGATGTCGATACTGCCGCCCGACTCCCAGAAGCCGCGCGAGCTGTAGCTGATCACCACATAGCCGCGCTGCGCCAGCGACTGTGCCACCCCCACGTATTCCACGCTGGGCACCGCCCAGCTGCTGGGCATCACCAGCAGCGGGTAGCGGCCACTGCCGGCATCCTGCGGTTCGATGACGAAGGCCCCGAGGGGCGTGCCATCCCAGCTTGGGATGGTGCGATGGGTGGTCTTGACCGTGGCTGCCCAGGCGGTGGGCGCCAGCCCGGTCAGCAGGATCAACAGCAGCAGAACCTTGCGCATCGTTGTCTCTCCCCGTCGGTGGTGGTGCAACGGGTCGGACCGTACCAGTGCGAATGGTGACTGGCACCTTGCGACGCAGCATGGCGCAAATCGCACCTTGCTATGCTTCGCGGCGCTGCGGGACTGCCGCAGACTCCCATCAAAGCAAGGATGCCCCCCGATGCGCAGGACGCTCTTCGTCGGCACGCTCTTGAGCGTGGCCAGTCTGTTCACCCCTTCCGTCATGGCGGCCCAGGACGCCGACGTCACGGATGACTGCAGCGAAATCGCGCAGTTGATGTCCAACGACGACTTTGCGGCCCTGGACGCGATGGCCGCGCGCTTCCGCACGGGCGAGCTCAACGCCGCAGGCGAATCCCGGCTGGGCCGTTTCTACATCTGCATGTCGCGTGCGATCGGCACGGCGCGGCAGGAGGTGGACGCCTGGAACCACTGGTCGGCCTGGGCGGCGCGCTGGGTTCAGCACGCGCCGAAGTCGCCGGCGGCCCATCTGATGACCGCACGGATTCCGCTCAATCTGGCCTGGAGCTACCGCGGCAATGGTTATGCAAACACCGTCAACGCCGAAGATGGCGCCCAGTTCCATGAGTACAACGCCGTTTCGCAGGCCTACCTGCAATCGCATGAGGGCATTGCCGGCGGCGACCCGTTCTGGCACGAGATGAGCGTACTGATCGCGCTGCGCGAAAGCGCAGATGACGAAGAACTACTGAAGCTTGTCGACCGTGCCGCCAAGGCCTTCCCCGACTACGAGCCACTGCACTTCATTGCCATGCAGCACTTCACGCCGGCCTGGGGTGGCAGCGCACAGAAGATGGAAGCCTTCGCGCGGCACTCGATGGCCAGTGCTCCCAAGAAAAAGCGGGCCATGCGTTACGCGCGGCTGTATTGGTCGGCCACCGGGTACTCGGCCGATCACTTCCGCGCGGCGACGCCCGATTGGCCACTGATGCGCCAGGGCCTGGACGAAATCGCGCAGCGTTACCCGACCATCGACAATCTGGAGACCATTACGCGCTTCGCCTGCTGGGCGCGAGACGGCGATGCCCTGGACCGTTGGAATCGCCTGTGGTTGAGCCGCAGCGGTTTCAGCGAAGCGGTCATTGCGGATTCGAGCGAGCAAAGCAAGGCCGCATGCCTGGCGCCGGACGAAGAGCAGGAAGCTTCCTTGTAGTGCCCGCCACCGCAGGTTCAGGCACGCAGGTGGCACGTCTGCCAGGTGCCTAGCACGCGCGCGTGTCATCCACGCGCCGTGTGATCTGACATATCACCAGTGCTTGCGCATGGTCACAGCTTCGTCCTTTCGTCATTGACCAC
This portion of the Stenotrophomonas sp. WZN-1 genome encodes:
- a CDS encoding methionine synthase, which gives rise to MPTKTLLPTSTAGSLPKPSWLAEPEKLWSPWKLQDEGLIEGKQDALRLSLQEQQHAGIDIVSDGEQTRQHFVTTFIEHLSGVDFEKRETVRIRNRYDASVPTVAGAVSRPRPVFVEDAKFLRRQTTQPIKWALPGPMTMIDTLYDAHYKSREKLAWEFAKILNEEAKELEAAGVDIIQFDEPAFNVFFDEVNDWGVAALERAIEGLKCETAVHICYGYGIKANTDWKQTLGSEWRQYEESFPKLQASNLDIISLECHNSHVPIDLIELVRGKKVMVGAIDVASSTVETADEVASTLRKALQFVDADKLYPSTNCGMAPLARDVARGKLRALSEGARIVREELSA
- a CDS encoding trypsin-like serine protease — encoded protein: MSRWILLALAMLPFAAGAVVIRDDVDDARYQVDASVFPALADMPGEGHGVLIAPRWVLTAAHAAPMEGMDATITIDGKGYGVERVFVHPGFRRMPEALGQEALATGNPSRIHAFLAASDDIALIRLAAPAKDVQPVALYRGAAEVAQIAALIGKGATGNGAVGLVPGGPHRTTLRRAYNALTGGNDRYLWYRFDPPPQALPLEGVLGNGDSGGPLVIEEHGTPRLVGLGSWISAVPEHALEAGFYGQVVYNVRVSRYLDWIESTIGRDASH
- a CDS encoding NUDIX hydrolase; translated protein: MSQVYVAVWDGAHYLVVRKRVLNSWWGSNSVVVLSAEAMAAVLAVRNASGGGTEQDWDQLRKLLSGAWRAAGSVAYRGERTLPHTMDALDRALESAERTHPQTDDVAMETLAALQSLFREDARTPPPFSAARATLRELAIALPPSTRGTPNWAAALMLAQRLVAEVGAWSDGLPPALVNQAGQWALPGGGRLNNERKERAARREFEEELGIWLGQGRAACDLRARLFPDGGGSFSLVRFRTTAEELLRMAQEAENNVQASASSPARPQSCLVTDWEVASVGRVPVANLRNVLGVRVEVPGAGTLEVDEALASARPGSQEISWYREIAALLSPA
- a CDS encoding AAA family ATPase — its product is MIYVDRSRYPAPAELLDFQQKSLATLREFFATGIDDRRLRWPSFNFPPRVGSAVRDTLYGVFNGSCAYCGAPANTIDHFRPRRNAVRAGHKVDTDCYWWLSAEWNNLYLCCAACNVAKANFFPIDGPVAEPETFGDALLDERPVLLDPCHDRPEEHLKFLADGTVAGLTARGTATIEILQLNARDRLASRRKIGFLIREELRVLQAQGRDSMDPLRYLAARLDAETAVRNRPEVAAAIQALVEEISGQQASPPPPPPPPAAHADADADPIPGLAEMAWLDRIEISNFRSISTLDLAFQSIVEGGEGFEDTAGNGQPWIMLLGENGVGKTSVLQAVALACMPDDQLNELGPAHRWLNRNADVHDGFIRLSFSDGTQRLLTFSRDSIQFSSEGVASPVRLLGYGSTRLLPERNSTPPAAPARCSVRNLFDQRHPLANAEAYFCTEASTRSDNFELIASSVEKLLPDQGDAKLTRSDDGMWRNQLPLDALSGGYKSMIALAMDIMFHLSGSSFDMESARGMILLDEIELHLHPRWKIRVVSQLRALFPNVRFIVSTHDPLCVQGLGKGELIVLATNPYSGTFIHEEIDVPPGAGTDKVLMGPWFGMTSTLDPDTLRQMDRHSELLKAASLDVMEQKELDSLMRTLCARMNTFHAHSVPHFAIEGGGFGAGLWKDVPQPLNDGSEKIIHHRLLGFLDKSTGSKEGGHA
- a CDS encoding alpha/beta fold hydrolase gives rise to the protein MRKVLLLLILLTGLAPTAWAATVKTTHRTIPSWDGTPLGAFVIEPQDAGSGRYPLLVMPSSWAVPSVEYVGVAQSLAQRGYVVISYSSRGFWESGGSIDIAGPATVEDVSALIDWALDNTRADPARIGVSGISYGAGTSLLAAARDPRIKAVAALSGWADLQASLYSHDTPSAQGIALLVAAGLATGRPGVELATINRNVLAGNYQGAVDSLLPVAAQRSPARSVDEINANQPAVFLANAFNDSLFPPGQLVDFFNRLKGPKQLQLRHGDHALNEAFGALGIPNEVYAAVGDWFDHYLKGVANGIDRQASVQLKSQKGSWSRYADWQATHAGAVSYGLTAPTGLLLPTGGLAQNGGGTGWNYRIGSGLLTAANSGVAMASGALQMFNLPPGAYVPFVGRSAAGVWQGPVYWSARRLDGAPEVRVTVTPSRANTTLYAYLYAEDVLGNGQLISHKPYTLRGATPGQAKTIDLRLEASSWNLPAGSRLTLVVDTVDLRYAGISQLGGAVTFSSPANAPSVLKVPLH